One Oryza sativa Japonica Group chromosome 8, ASM3414082v1 DNA window includes the following coding sequences:
- the LOC4346108 gene encoding uncharacterized protein, with translation MKQLMRTKLKFYLLHSTDSTKVEQISQSKDAVQGPLQIQKDKVQGKAVDFLPQNVLSDAKVEGMDATRADSHIPEYLAPAPTFSPLREDDAQVALGIDVEKNGSAVRPEVSTEAKVTTSSAKVTAKDKGKTRSSNIICNKAQDINSLASIEECLELHFEAETVELTCENCSKFAQKLNKSVIQTRLSLLPPVLVIHLKRSLLQSDKVKGHVSFKEILDVGLFMDPSSVDKDNSIYRLASVIEHHGHGKDSGHFVAYVRQSRPQQTNGSSSWFWASDTDIREVPLEEVLKCEAYLLFYERMEG, from the exons ATGAAGCAGCTGATGAGGACAAAACTAAAATTTTATTTGCTTCATTCTACAGATTCTACTAAAGTGGAACAGATCTCACAAAGCAAGGATGCTGTACAAGGCCCTTTGCAGATTCAGAAGGATAAGGtccaaggaaaggctgttgatTTCCTTCCTCAAAACGTGTTGTCGGATGCCAAAGTTGAGGGAATGGATGCAACACGAGCAGATTCCCACATTCCAGAATATCTTGCTCCAGCTCCAACCTTTTCTCCACTAAGGGAAGATGATGCACAGGTAGCATTAGGTATTGATGTGGAGAAAAATGGCAGTGCTGTTCGGCCAGAAGTTAGTACTGAGGCCAAGGTGACCACTTCCTCAGCAAAAGTTACTGCAAAAGACAAGGGGAAAACTCGGAGTAGCAATATTATTTGTAACAAGGCACAGGATATAAACTCTCTTGCGTCGATTGAGGAGTGCTTGGAACTGCATTTTGAAGCAGAGACGGTAGAACTGACCTGTGAGAACTGCTCCAAGTTTGCTCAGAAGCTGAATAAAAGTGTAATTCAAACACGTCTTAGCCTGCTGCCACCTGTACTAGTCATTCATCTGAAAAGATCATTGTTGCAGTCTGATAAGGTGAAAGGACATGTGAGCTTTAAGGAAATCCTTGATGTGGGACTGTTCATGGACCCCAG CTCAGTGGACAAAGATAATTCAATTTATCGTCTAGCTAGTGTTATTGAGCACCATGGCCACGGCAAAGATTCAGGGCACTTTGTTGCTTATGTGAGACAAAGTCGTCCGCAGCAGACCAATGGCTCTTCCTCATGGTTTTGGGCAAGTGACACCGACATCAGAGAAGTCCCTTTAGAAGAAGTTCTCAAGTGCGAGGCTTACCTTCTTTTCTATGAGAGGATGGAAGGCTGA